One Silene latifolia isolate original U9 population chromosome 4, ASM4854445v1, whole genome shotgun sequence DNA segment encodes these proteins:
- the LOC141653066 gene encoding uncharacterized protein LOC141653066, whose translation MSLSHVYTNYLRPSLCSPVRLSTPQNFRRISVINCNSSSTLDADNSRKLVLQVKEKLKNDYHELPVGKNGRDDESMILWFLKDRKFAVDEAVQKLSRAIKWRQEFGVSHLSEDSVKGAAKTGKAYVHDLLDEKGRPVLIVVASKHFPGMLDPIEDEKLCVFLVEKALSKLPEGKEDILGIVDLRGYGLANADLKFLTFLFDVFYYYYPKRLGQVLFVDAPFVFNPIWQLAKPLLKQYASLVRFCSVKTVREEYFTEDNLPATFRD comes from the exons ATGTCACTTAGCCATGTCTACACAAATTATCTCCGCCCATCTTTATGTTCACCAGTTCGTCTCAGTACACCCCAAAATTTTCGCAGAATTTCAGTTATAAATTGCAACAGCAGTAGCACACTTGATGCTGATAATTCTCGAAAG CTAGTTTTACAAGtgaaggaaaagctcaagaatgACTATCATGAACTCCCTGTAGGCAAGAATGGACGAGATGACGAAAGCATGATCCTTTGGTTTCTGAAAGACCGGAAATTTGCTGTTGATGAAGCTGTACAGAAACTGTCAAGAGCTATT AAATGGCGTCAAGAATTTGGAGTATCTCATCTATCCGAGGACTCTGTAAAAGGTGCAGCAAAAACAGGAAAAGCGTATGTGCATGACCTTCTTGATGAGAAAGGCAGACCTGTACTTATAGTAGTAGCATCCAAACATTTTCCAGGA ATGCTGGACCCTATTGAGGATGAGAAGCTATGTGTATTCTTGGTTGAGAAAGCTTTAAGTAAGCTTCCAGAAGGAAAAGAAGACATACTTGGAATAGTTGACCTCAGGGGCTATGGACTTGCGAATGCAGATTTAAAATTTTTGACTTTCTTG TTTGATGTATTCTACTACTACTATCCAAAGCGGCTGGGACAGGTGCTCTTTGTTGATGCACCTTTTGTGTTCAATCCTATTTGGCAGTTGGCAAAGCCCCTCTTGAAACAATACGCGTCTCTG GTGAGATTCTGCTCAGTGAAGACAGTCCGAGAAGAATACTTTACCGAGGATAACCTTCCTGCCACCTTTCGAGACTGA
- the LOC141652102 gene encoding germin-like protein, whose protein sequence is MACLKYLFAYFAVLAIASFSVHAADPTQLQDFCVGVTDPNNALFVNGMFCKNPEDVTADDFLLTGLDKPRSTNSRLGSNVTLITPTQLPGLNTLGVAIARVDYAPFGLNPPHTHPRATELFTVMEGTFYVGFVTSNLPNGGNKFFTKVLNKGDVFAFPQGLIHFQFNIGNTPAMAMSALSSQNPGLNTIANAVFASEPSISVDVLSKAFQLDGGVIKYLESRFAISK, encoded by the exons ATGGCATGTCTTAAATACCTGTTTGCTTATTTTGCTGTTCTAGCTATCGCCTCGTTTTCAGTTCATGCTGCTGATCCAACCCAGCTGCAAGACTTTTGTGTTGGGGTAACTGACCCTAACAATGCAT TGTTTGTAAATGGTATGTTCTGTAAGAATCCAGAGGATGTAACGGCAGATGATTTCCTATTAACGGGATTGGACAAACCAAGAAGCACCAACAGCAGATTAGGTTCCAATGTCACGCTCATCACACCAACTCAATTACCGGGACTCAACACCCTCGGGGTAGCAATAGCTAGGGTCGACTATGCACCTTTCGGTCTAAACCCACCTCACACTCACCCTCGTGCAACTGAGCTTTTCACAGTCATGGAAGGAACCTTTTATGTTGGATTCGTGACCTCCAACTTGCCAAATGGTGGAAACAAGTTCTTTACTAAGGTTCTTAACAAAGGCGATGTTTTTGCGTTTCCACAGGGTCTTATTCACTTTCAGTTCAATATTGGCAACACTCCTGCTATGGCTATGAGCGCATTAAGCAGCCAAAACCCCGGTTTGAATACTATTGCTAACGCGGTATTTGCGTCTGAACCATCCATCTCTGTCGATGTTCTAAGCAAGGCCTTTCAGTTAGATGGTGGGGTGATCAAGTACTTAGAATCGCGGTTTGCAATTAGTAAATGA